In Betta splendens chromosome 3, fBetSpl5.4, whole genome shotgun sequence, the genomic window tttatttaattggaCGTGTATTTGTTATTAGCCCTGACCAAATTACACCTGTCAGTGACTGTGGTATACATAAAGACTGCTGTTTCAACCTGACCCTAACTCAATGACAACTGGAACATGGGAATGAGAAGTTCACCATTCATTTACTCTCTAGTTCGATGAACATTGTAGTTCATTTCCTAAAGCACGTGGCCAACTCTCATCACTATGTTGTGATTTATCAGCGACAACCACACCGCTGCTCGCTCTGCTCCCggcgtgtgcttgtgtgacgGTGCCTTGGCCCAGCAGTTAGATGTTCTTGGTGATTGCTTCCAGGTCACCATGGGCACAAACGGCAGCACGGCAGAGTTCCCTCCGGTTGAGGAGGACCCGTGGAAAAGCGAGTAGAGCTtgtgctgctttctgtctgaagcagcaggaagtgacacaGGGAGAGAAGAACGCGTGGAAGCAGGTGGTGAAGCTGCACCGCCACAACAAACACCAGGCCGGCGTTCCTCCTGCAGAAGACTCACCTCCTGATCCCAAACCCGGCGTTTGCACTAACTAGACACAAACTGCGAGGAACTTGTGCAATTCATGAACTTTGTACAGAAGAATATGAGATATTCGGTTGCCTCAGGGCCTTATTGGTGCTGCTGCAAGCTCCCTGTTCTGTCAAAGAAAAAAGCCCTTTTCCCTGTGCAACatctcatttattcatttttttattttctttgtttattatttttgtattgaAACAAGTAAGCGATCGTTAGCAGAGTTCGACTCAATCAGACACATGCAGGTTGAACGTTTCTCTGATTTTCTGTCTCGTGAAATGTTCCTAAAGCTTTAACCAGGTGAGAGCGTGAGCGGATGATGTAAGTCCAGGCTCTGACGGTTCGACTTACGGGATTAATGTGGCACACGTGGCCGAGCCGAGGAGCAAAGCTTAGGACTCAGACCAGGTGGAGGTACACGGCTAAATGCGGCGGCGCAGGATGAAGATAAGGCtcttattcattcatttacttatGCTGACTATTTAAatacgtgtttgtttgttgttattattcttATGTGTTCTGAGCAGCGAGTTCCTGTAGTCAAACCTCGGCCTGTGTGGAGGTCATGAGGGCGACAGGAAGCTGGGACGAAGCTGCCGGCGCGTTGTTCTGTTTCATGTCTTTACTGTAGCGTACGACAACATTGCCTTGAGAACGTCAGCTGCAGCGTGCAGTcagtaggagagagagagagagagcgagggagagcgagggagagagagcgagagagagagagagagagagcgagagagagcgagggagagcgaaagagagagagggagagcgagagagagagcgagagagagcgagggagagcgagagagagcgagagagagcgagagagagagcgggagagagagcgacCCCCTGTAGCTTCACCGCGTCCTGAGACCCGGCGTCTGGGCCGCTCTAAAGCAAATAATCCACGTCTAAAGACGCATTTTGCCTGGAGCATAAATCTGAAGCTGGAGCGATGATGGGATGTGTTTCTTTTCTATACATATTCATGTCTAAAGTGCCTCCTTGCACTTTGTGTAAATACTTTCTTTAGATAACTCTACCAGAATTGTTTTTACTGACTATAACCATAAACATGCATGACTTAGACATAGACAAACACGTTCTAACACCTGAAAACACACTGTTCTTCACACTGAGTGACTGAATGAGTGGATCCTGTTCTTTACTTACAGCAGATTTGGTTATTTAAGCGCAGACATCAGTGGGTTCTGCTCAGTCCTCATGTATGTGTTTCATCCGTGCAACCTGCATGGTTCCATGAATGTGTGAAACCATTAAAAGAatcaataatgtttttattttctgcagaTTGGTTCAAGAGTTTTAATTGGCTCTGACATTTGTGACGTGTGTAAATACCATTGAAACAAATAAACGCTAATCGATGAGCAGCTGTGGTTTTGTGCACATGTACATTCAGTAGATGCTGGCACCAAGAAAAGATAGCGATGGAAGTAAAAATACAGGCTTAATATAAGTTACAAATACATTCTTATCTTACTAAAAAGATAATCTAACAATATTAGCACACACAATAttttacacagacacaaatgttTCCTATTTAAAGAAAACtaggaaataaaacatttgtgtatttgttcctCTTTGCTGACAAGATTTAGACCATTAATAGTGAAATGAAGTAGTGGATATGGCAATAAATACACAACCAAAGGTGATGGAAGAGCTGAGAGCGGCTGCCGTCCCTACTGTCGCTCCAAAGCCGCTGGTTCTGGCGGTTCTGGTCGGGCCTCAGTGGGTGCTGTAGCTCTGTGGAAGCGCCTCCAGAGGGACCAGCGTGTACTCGTCCAGGCCTCCCTTCTCCCTGGGCGAGTCGTGGTGCAGGAAgctctccatctccttctccctctcctcaccgGTCGTGATCTGCGGCTGCAGGGCCTGGTGCGGTCCGTTCCACCTGCACAGAGGACGCAGTGGTTCTGATTTCATGTTTCTGATGGagggaaatgtgtgtttttgttgggaTTCGTTGGCCTCACCTTTCTCTGGTAACAACGGCAACACACACAATTACCAGCATGGCAAGAGCCACGATGCAGGTCAGAACGACGATCCAACCTGAgacgtggaggagcagcagttaATGGAGGCGGAGCCTGCAGACCGGAGGGTTCTGAATGTGCTGTGCACTCACCTGGAGTCCTCTCATGTCCTGCATCCCGGGCCGGTTCTTTATCAGAAGGTGGGATTTCCTGGTATAAACCTTGAATTAAGAACACGGACACAAGCTTTAAAACTctggctggtgctgaggagacGACTGTAGACGGagcttctctgtctgtcatATTTACCAGTTTTACTTTTGGGAAGAACCAGCTTCTCTTTGAAGGTGGTACTGGAGATGGTAGAAGGCTCGTGGTCTAGCTTCACTCTGCGTCCAGACTTCCCATCAGAGCTCTGGGTCCCGGGAAGCTCATCTGATGCCACAGTGTCTGTTGCTGCAGTGGTTGACTCTGCTTTGTCTTCAAACATCCCTGATCCGGATTCGGTGAATGTTGCAGCCTTTGCTTGAATGGATGACTCTGCTTTGTCTTCAAACATCCCTGATCCGGATTCGGTGAATGTTGCAGCCTTTGCTTGAATGGATGACTCTGCTTTGTCTTCAAACGTTCCTGATCCAGATTCGGTGAACGCTGCTTCAGTGATCGACTCCAGTTTTTCTTCCAAGACTCCAGATCCAGACTTCTCACTGCTCCCATTCACGTCTCTGCTGTCGGGGTGGGCGTTCGGCTGCTGTGATGCCTGACTGCTGGCCTTGCTCTGTGCTTGAGTGGTGACTGAAGGGAtgagcagctcatccaccatgGCCTCGTGGAGAACGTCATTCTCAGCGCTGGTAAGAGTCGCAGCTAAAATACGAAAGAAAAGTAAAGTTGAACTTTGAAAGAACAAACGAACACGTTTCATGCCTAATTCCTGAACTAACGAATTTTATCCTTCTGCAAGTGCGACACACCCAGCGCACAATAGAAGACTCCTGTTTCTGATTTAGTTGGAACTAAGCCAATGTCATCGGCATAAAAGAGAAAGAGGCCAGAATAGAACAACTCTGTGAACCAGCTTCGAAACGTGAATGCGTCTCCCACAACAGCCCAGAACATTTTACAAAGACACGTCACAAAAG contains:
- the LOC114852693 gene encoding uncharacterized protein LOC114852693 isoform X1, with translation MQVQARSSFQPPLIPAPRLRLQIPLPWLRLCYCMLRSIKSFQVPSSYVTECFHVSNMCLSVLQRMPEEVKHKGRRVRKEAAHRYKEGRMRNLLVAVIVGLLGAVHSTPVSTATLTSAENDVLHEAMVDELLIPSVTTQAQSKASSQASQQPNAHPDSRDVNGSSEKSGSGVLEEKLESITEAAFTESGSGTFEDKAESSIQAKAATFTESGSGMFEDKAESSIQAKAATFTESGSGMFEDKAESTTAATDTVASDELPGTQSSDGKSGRRVKLDHEPSTISSTTFKEKLVLPKSKTGLYQEIPPSDKEPARDAGHERTPGWIVVLTCIVALAMLVIVCVAVVTRERWNGPHQALQPQITTGEEREKEMESFLHHDSPREKGGLDEYTLVPLEALPQSYSTH
- the LOC114852693 gene encoding uncharacterized protein LOC114852693 isoform X2, whose translation is MRNLLVAVIVGLLGAVHSTPVSTATLTSAENDVLHEAMVDELLIPSVTTQAQSKASSQASQQPNAHPDSRDVNGSSEKSGSGVLEEKLESITEAAFTESGSGTFEDKAESSIQAKAATFTESGSGMFEDKAESSIQAKAATFTESGSGMFEDKAESTTAATDTVASDELPGTQSSDGKSGRRVKLDHEPSTISSTTFKEKLVLPKSKTGLYQEIPPSDKEPARDAGHERTPGWIVVLTCIVALAMLVIVCVAVVTRERWNGPHQALQPQITTGEEREKEMESFLHHDSPREKGGLDEYTLVPLEALPQSYSTH